The Niastella koreensis GR20-10 genome includes a window with the following:
- the dapA gene encoding 4-hydroxy-tetrahydrodipicolinate synthase, producing the protein MSLRQSLYGTGVALVTPFKSNTDVDLDALSKIIDHVINGGVEYVVTLGTTGETPTLSKEEKIAIVRYTYEKVNNRVPVVVGIGGNNTAELIKELETFPLDKATAVLSASPYYNKPSQEGIFQHYKALAAASPKPILLYNVPGRTGRNMTAATTLRLANEVANIGGIKEASGDMAQCMQILRDRPENFLVVSGDDALILPQVACGMDGVISVAANAFPKQFTHMVRQCLKGDFKAAKSLNDVLILAYELMFAENNPAGVKAFMTEMNLLENALRLPMMPLTEGLHEQVKAFLKNN; encoded by the coding sequence ATGTCTCTTCGTCAATCATTATATGGTACCGGCGTGGCGCTGGTTACCCCTTTCAAATCCAATACGGATGTAGATCTCGATGCATTAAGCAAAATCATTGACCACGTTATTAATGGCGGCGTTGAATATGTGGTGACGCTCGGCACCACCGGCGAAACACCTACCCTCAGCAAAGAAGAAAAGATCGCCATTGTACGCTACACCTACGAAAAAGTGAACAACCGCGTTCCGGTTGTTGTAGGCATCGGCGGTAACAATACTGCTGAATTAATAAAAGAACTGGAAACTTTCCCTTTAGATAAAGCTACTGCTGTTTTAAGCGCCAGCCCCTATTACAACAAACCTTCACAGGAAGGCATCTTCCAGCACTACAAAGCGCTGGCAGCAGCTTCGCCCAAACCTATTTTGTTGTATAATGTTCCAGGCCGTACCGGTCGTAACATGACCGCCGCTACTACCCTGCGTTTGGCTAATGAAGTGGCCAATATTGGTGGAATTAAAGAAGCCAGCGGCGATATGGCCCAGTGCATGCAGATCCTGCGCGACCGCCCCGAAAATTTTCTGGTAGTTAGTGGTGACGACGCCCTGATATTACCACAGGTTGCCTGTGGCATGGATGGGGTTATCAGCGTAGCCGCCAATGCCTTCCCCAAACAATTCACCCATATGGTGCGCCAGTGTTTGAAAGGCGATTTTAAAGCAGCCAAATCATTGAACGATGTGCTGATCCTGGCCTACGAATTGATGTTTGCTGAAAACAATCCTGCCGGCGTAAAAGCATTCATGACCGAAATGAACCTGTTGGAAAACGCCCTGCGTTTACCAATGATGCCGTTGACCGAAGGCTTGCACGAGCAGGTGAAAGCGTTCCTGAAAAACAATTAG
- a CDS encoding ribonuclease Z — protein sequence MLAVTILGNNSALPAYDRHPTSQVVTLDDNLFLVDSGEGTQQQLVKYRIRWSRINYIFISHLHGDHYFGLPGLLHSMGLLHRENELHLFAPAPLKQILDLQLEAASNQLSYPLYFHPLEGEGVIVQNDKFRVTCFATKHRIPCWGFRFDQVRAPRRVNPEKAIEYGVPAAFYDRLKWGEDYTTKSGELIENELVTNPGVKPLSYAYCADTIYDEELIEKVKGVDLLYHETTYLKDLEMRAAMRFHSTTQQAARIAKNANVGRLLIGHFSSKYDKLEVFEQEAIEVFPNTSLALEGVTFRAPQK from the coding sequence ATGCTGGCTGTTACTATACTGGGAAATAATTCTGCCTTACCGGCGTACGACCGGCATCCCACGTCGCAGGTAGTGACGCTGGATGATAATTTGTTCCTGGTTGATAGTGGCGAAGGCACCCAGCAGCAACTGGTGAAATACCGCATCCGCTGGTCGCGCATCAACTATATTTTCATTTCCCACCTGCATGGCGACCACTATTTTGGTTTACCGGGTTTACTACACAGTATGGGGCTGCTGCATCGCGAGAATGAGCTGCATTTATTTGCCCCGGCTCCTTTAAAACAAATACTGGACTTACAATTGGAGGCTGCCTCCAATCAATTGTCGTACCCCCTGTATTTTCATCCGTTGGAAGGGGAGGGCGTGATTGTACAGAACGATAAATTCAGAGTAACCTGTTTTGCCACCAAGCACCGCATTCCCTGCTGGGGTTTCAGGTTCGACCAGGTGCGGGCGCCGCGCCGCGTTAATCCTGAAAAGGCGATTGAATATGGCGTACCGGCCGCGTTTTACGACCGCCTTAAATGGGGGGAAGATTATACTACCAAAAGCGGGGAACTGATAGAAAATGAACTGGTGACCAATCCCGGCGTTAAGCCGTTGTCATACGCCTATTGCGCCGATACCATTTATGATGAAGAACTGATAGAAAAGGTAAAAGGCGTTGACCTGCTATACCACGAAACAACTTACTTAAAAGACCTGGAAATGAGGGCTGCCATGCGTTTTCACTCCACTACCCAACAGGCTGCCCGGATTGCCAAAAACGCCAACGTAGGGCGTTTGCTCATAGGTCATTTTAGCTCAAAATACGATAAGCTGGAGGTGTTTGAACAGGAAGCCATCGAGGTGTTCCCCAATACCAGCCTGGCATTGGAAGGTGTTACGTTTCGTGCTCCGCAGAAATGA
- a CDS encoding acetyl-CoA carboxylase carboxyltransferase subunit alpha, which produces MPQDKNRQFLDFEKPIKDLFDDIEGLKQKAEKSKLDLTDPIKKLEERVLETRKAITQSLTPWQKVQLSRHPDRPYTMKYISKLTTDFVELFGDRNVKDDKAMVGGFASLDGQTVMIIGQQKGINTKARQLRNFGMANPEGYRKALRLMKLAEKFDKPIITLIDTPGAYPGLEAEERGQGEAIARNIYEMMRLKVPVICVIIGEGASGGAMGIGVGDKVFMLENTWYTVISPESCSSILWRSWDQKEKAAEQLKLTADYMHEFGLIDGIIPEPVGGAHWNYDEAAGLLKPYLINTINELKAMDPEERVRKRIDKFNKMGFWDELAS; this is translated from the coding sequence ATGCCGCAAGATAAAAACCGTCAGTTCCTGGATTTTGAAAAACCGATCAAAGATCTTTTTGATGATATAGAAGGTTTGAAGCAAAAGGCCGAAAAGAGTAAACTTGATCTGACTGACCCAATTAAGAAACTGGAAGAGCGCGTGCTGGAAACGCGTAAGGCTATAACACAAAGCCTTACGCCCTGGCAAAAAGTGCAGTTGAGCCGCCACCCCGACCGTCCGTACACCATGAAATATATCTCCAAACTCACTACTGATTTTGTGGAGTTGTTTGGCGACCGTAATGTTAAAGATGATAAGGCCATGGTGGGTGGTTTTGCCTCCCTCGATGGGCAAACAGTAATGATCATCGGTCAGCAAAAGGGTATCAATACCAAGGCGCGTCAATTGCGCAATTTCGGTATGGCCAATCCTGAAGGGTACCGCAAGGCCCTGCGACTGATGAAGCTGGCAGAGAAGTTCGACAAACCTATTATAACCCTTATTGATACGCCCGGCGCCTACCCAGGCCTGGAAGCGGAAGAAAGGGGACAGGGTGAAGCTATTGCCCGTAATATTTATGAAATGATGCGGCTTAAAGTACCGGTTATATGTGTGATCATTGGCGAAGGAGCCTCCGGCGGCGCTATGGGAATTGGCGTTGGCGACAAAGTGTTCATGCTCGAAAACACCTGGTACACGGTTATTTCGCCCGAAAGCTGCAGTTCTATTCTTTGGCGTAGCTGGGACCAGAAAGAAAAAGCAGCCGAACAGTTAAAACTCACTGCCGACTATATGCATGAATTTGGATTAATTGATGGTATCATTCCAGAGCCTGTGGGTGGCGCACATTGGAATTACGATGAAGCCGCCGGCTTATTAAAACCTTACCTCATTAACACCATCAACGAGCTGAAAGCGATGGACCCAGAAGAGCGGGTTCGAAAGCGAATCGATAAGTTTAACAAGATGGGCTTCTGGGACGAATTAGCCTCCTAG
- the ligD gene encoding DNA ligase D, producing the protein MAVTSQRKKKTVGVRRRKSAAPTGKAGVKAPFPTGFAPMLATLVDKPFDADNWLFEVKWDGYRAVAHCDGKQVSVISRNNKSFNEKFYPITAALEELNLHAVLDGEIIISNKEGVSSFGDLQNWRSEADGELLYYVFDLLWLNGYLLIDLPLQQRRDILKKMLPQHPTIQLSQSFEAPGTQFYEMAKEMNMEGIIAKKADSVYVPGVRSKDWLKIKIAKRQEVVIGGYTHNEGSSKLFSSLLVGVFENGVLHYTGKIGTGFTDKDQRDMMEQFKPLVRKSCPFGTEPDYNKPSRFRPNPPKATAIWLKPQLVCEVAFAEITSDGVMRHPSFEGMRIDKKATDVKAEKARPLKIVAPESILHKEKILTRRSAAERKTLLNPGEKQQERSINGYKLKFSNLNKIYWPKEKITKRDLLNYYYQVSPVILPYLKDRPQSMNRFPNGIDGESFYQKNVTGKIPDWINTFPYTDKSVKKSFLVPVREADVLYMASLGCIEMNPWSSRVQKPDNPDWCIIDLDPDTNTFEQVIKTAQVTHELLDSAGIPNYCKTSGSTGIHIYMPLGAKYVYEASREFGRLIATMVHEQLPRFTSIERQTADRKGKIYIDFLQNRPQATLACAYSLRPKPGATVSMPLHWEEVKKGLKMKDFTIHNAVARIKEQGDIFKPVLGKGINMKKAIESLQKLLHS; encoded by the coding sequence ATGGCAGTTACTTCACAAAGGAAGAAAAAGACTGTTGGGGTACGCCGGCGCAAAAGCGCGGCGCCCACCGGTAAAGCAGGGGTAAAAGCCCCCTTCCCCACCGGCTTCGCCCCCATGCTGGCCACGCTGGTTGATAAACCTTTTGATGCCGATAACTGGTTGTTTGAGGTAAAATGGGATGGCTACCGGGCTGTGGCGCATTGTGATGGCAAACAGGTGTCGGTTATTTCGCGCAACAATAAATCATTCAACGAAAAATTCTATCCCATTACTGCTGCCCTGGAGGAATTAAATCTTCATGCCGTGCTGGATGGGGAGATCATTATTTCCAATAAAGAAGGCGTCTCCAGTTTTGGCGACTTGCAGAACTGGCGCAGCGAAGCTGATGGTGAATTGTTGTATTATGTATTTGACCTGTTATGGCTGAATGGGTATTTGCTCATTGACCTGCCATTACAACAACGCAGGGACATCCTGAAAAAAATGCTGCCGCAGCATCCAACCATACAGCTAAGTCAATCCTTTGAGGCCCCCGGTACTCAATTTTACGAAATGGCCAAAGAGATGAACATGGAAGGCATCATTGCCAAAAAAGCCGACAGTGTGTACGTGCCGGGTGTTCGCTCAAAAGACTGGCTGAAGATAAAGATCGCAAAGCGGCAGGAAGTAGTGATCGGTGGTTATACCCACAACGAAGGTTCTTCCAAATTATTCAGCTCGCTGCTGGTGGGTGTTTTTGAAAATGGGGTGTTGCATTACACCGGCAAAATAGGCACCGGTTTTACCGATAAAGACCAGCGCGATATGATGGAACAGTTTAAACCACTGGTGCGTAAAAGCTGTCCGTTTGGAACAGAACCCGATTATAACAAGCCATCCCGGTTCCGCCCTAATCCGCCAAAAGCGACAGCAATCTGGTTAAAACCCCAACTGGTTTGCGAAGTAGCATTTGCCGAGATCACCAGCGATGGCGTTATGCGGCATCCTTCATTTGAGGGCATGCGCATTGATAAAAAAGCAACCGACGTAAAAGCTGAAAAAGCCAGGCCGCTGAAGATAGTAGCGCCCGAATCCATTCTGCATAAAGAAAAAATACTCACCCGCCGCTCAGCCGCCGAACGTAAAACCTTATTAAACCCCGGCGAAAAACAACAGGAAAGGTCCATCAACGGATATAAACTAAAATTCAGCAACCTCAACAAAATCTACTGGCCCAAAGAAAAGATCACCAAGCGCGATTTGCTGAATTATTATTACCAGGTGTCGCCGGTTATTTTACCTTATTTGAAAGACCGGCCCCAATCGATGAACCGGTTTCCCAATGGCATTGATGGCGAAAGCTTTTACCAGAAAAATGTAACAGGTAAAATTCCAGACTGGATCAACACTTTTCCGTATACCGATAAAAGCGTCAAAAAAAGCTTCCTGGTACCGGTGCGGGAAGCAGATGTATTATATATGGCTTCGCTGGGCTGCATTGAAATGAACCCCTGGAGCAGCCGGGTGCAAAAACCCGACAATCCCGACTGGTGTATCATTGACCTCGACCCCGATACCAATACGTTCGAGCAGGTAATAAAAACCGCCCAGGTTACACATGAGCTCCTGGATAGCGCGGGTATTCCCAATTACTGTAAAACATCCGGTTCAACCGGCATTCATATTTATATGCCGCTGGGCGCTAAATATGTGTATGAAGCTTCCCGGGAGTTTGGCCGCCTCATTGCTACCATGGTGCACGAACAGCTACCCCGGTTCACCAGTATTGAACGGCAAACGGCCGATAGAAAAGGAAAGATCTACATCGACTTTTTACAGAACCGCCCACAAGCCACCCTGGCCTGCGCCTACTCCCTTCGCCCCAAACCCGGGGCTACGGTTTCCATGCCTTTGCATTGGGAAGAAGTTAAGAAAGGGCTTAAAATGAAAGACTTCACCATTCACAATGCAGTGGCCCGCATTAAAGAACAGGGCGATATTTTTAAGCCGGTGCTGGGTAAAGGCATTAATATGAAAAAAGCAATCGAATCCCTTCAAAAGCTTTTACATTCCTAG
- a CDS encoding KTSC domain-containing protein, which translates to MPSSVVANMNYFPQTSTLRILFTSGEIYDYLKVPAAIYEAMKKAGSKGTYLNTVIKKRFAYKKIT; encoded by the coding sequence ATGCCTTCGTCGGTGGTAGCAAATATGAATTATTTCCCACAAACATCTACCCTGCGGATCCTCTTCACTTCCGGGGAAATATATGATTACCTGAAAGTGCCGGCCGCTATTTATGAGGCCATGAAGAAGGCGGGGTCAAAGGGAACCTACCTAAATACCGTTATTAAAAAGCGATTTGCTTATAAGAAAATAACGTGA
- a CDS encoding EamA family transporter — MWWIYALLSALFASLTAIFAKIGITGVNSNLATAIRAIIILLVAWGIVLARGEEKGLPALSKQNWIFLIISGVATGLSWVFYFKALQVGKVSQVAPVDKLSVALTIVLSVVILGEALSLKAAIGALLIIAGTIVLIL; from the coding sequence ATGTGGTGGATCTATGCATTACTATCTGCGCTGTTTGCTTCGTTAACAGCCATTTTTGCAAAAATTGGAATAACAGGTGTCAATTCAAACCTGGCAACTGCCATACGTGCTATTATAATACTGCTGGTTGCCTGGGGTATTGTTTTGGCAAGAGGTGAAGAAAAAGGTTTGCCTGCTTTGTCAAAACAAAACTGGATCTTCCTTATCATTTCCGGAGTTGCAACTGGTTTATCCTGGGTATTTTATTTCAAAGCATTACAGGTTGGTAAAGTATCGCAGGTAGCACCGGTTGATAAACTAAGTGTAGCATTGACTATTGTATTGTCTGTTGTAATATTAGGGGAAGCACTTTCTTTAAAAGCTGCTATTGGCGCATTACTGATAATAGCCGGAACAATTGTGTTAATATTATGA
- a CDS encoding bifunctional heptose 7-phosphate kinase/heptose 1-phosphate adenyltransferase, with product MDTINFDQLFADFSNIKAGVIGDVMLDIYWWGHVERISPEAPVPVVALDKKEHRIGGAGNVALNLAALGSQVAVLSVMGEDENGHTLTHLFNEHHINTNWVAKQNSRITTAKTRIISRNQQMMRLDAEITKDLSADDENALLEKVHQYIATEKPQVIIFEDYNKGVLTERVIKEVTALCKQHGVITTVDPKRKNFFSYQGVDIFKPNLKEVKDGLNLLIDDVNLVTLNDIHQQLQKKLQHAISFITLSEKGVFYQQNSDAKIIPSHLRNISDVSGAGDTVIAVASLIYAATKRIDLMAEVANIAGGLVCEEVGTAAVNKDRLLHECKLLLKS from the coding sequence ATGGATACAATTAATTTCGACCAACTTTTTGCTGATTTTTCCAATATCAAAGCCGGGGTGATAGGTGATGTAATGCTGGATATTTACTGGTGGGGACATGTGGAAAGGATATCGCCCGAAGCGCCGGTGCCTGTTGTTGCGCTGGATAAAAAAGAACACCGGATAGGTGGAGCCGGTAATGTGGCGTTGAACCTGGCCGCCCTGGGCTCCCAGGTAGCCGTACTCTCGGTAATGGGTGAAGATGAAAATGGCCATACCTTAACCCATTTGTTTAACGAACACCACATTAATACCAACTGGGTAGCCAAACAAAACTCCCGTATTACTACTGCCAAAACCCGCATTATAAGCCGTAACCAGCAAATGATGCGGCTGGATGCAGAGATCACCAAAGATCTGAGTGCCGATGATGAGAATGCCCTGTTGGAAAAAGTGCATCAGTATATTGCTACGGAAAAGCCGCAGGTAATCATTTTTGAAGACTACAATAAAGGGGTATTGACCGAGCGCGTGATAAAAGAAGTGACAGCCCTGTGTAAACAACATGGTGTTATAACCACGGTAGATCCCAAACGAAAAAACTTCTTCAGCTACCAGGGCGTTGATATTTTCAAGCCAAATTTGAAAGAGGTAAAAGACGGGTTGAACCTGCTGATAGATGATGTTAACCTGGTAACTCTGAACGATATTCACCAGCAGTTACAAAAGAAATTACAACACGCTATCTCCTTTATTACGCTGTCTGAAAAGGGTGTGTTTTACCAGCAGAACAGCGATGCCAAAATCATTCCTTCACACTTACGGAATATATCCGATGTGTCGGGCGCCGGGGATACGGTAATAGCCGTGGCTTCCCTGATCTATGCCGCTACCAAACGGATTGACCTGATGGCCGAAGTGGCCAATATTGCGGGTGGATTGGTTTGTGAGGAAGTGGGAACCGCGGCTGTGAATAAAGACAGGTTACTACACGAGTGCAAATTATTGTTGAAGTCCTGA
- a CDS encoding phosphatase PAP2 family protein produces the protein MKNQVTLLAFIICLCNNVIGQDSTTLLNTAPAKYDDFDRPKKWGFITNVPSDMWQIAKSPFQKSNLLGLGVVAASTAILIPYDQPISDAIKRASTHIHLQPETEYSVPIKIGDTKLLKIPQNWNSALYQLGEGGTSMLVGGGLFVFGKIAKDNRALQTASDITETFFTMGIGTQVLKRMTGRESPFVRTKPGGAWHPFPSFKDFQVNTSNYDAFPSGHLATMMATVTVLTTNYPEKKWIGYLGYSLIGLTGWAMANTEVHWVGDYPLALALGYISGKISCMRHQKKKPHPLAML, from the coding sequence ATGAAAAATCAAGTGACCCTGCTGGCCTTTATCATTTGTTTGTGTAATAATGTAATTGGTCAGGACTCAACAACCCTGTTGAATACAGCTCCTGCGAAGTACGATGATTTTGACCGCCCTAAAAAATGGGGGTTTATCACCAATGTACCTTCTGACATGTGGCAAATTGCCAAATCACCTTTTCAAAAAAGTAACTTGCTGGGTTTAGGGGTGGTAGCTGCTTCTACAGCCATCTTAATACCATACGATCAACCCATTAGCGATGCTATTAAACGTGCCTCCACGCATATTCACCTGCAACCGGAAACTGAGTACAGTGTTCCTATAAAAATTGGCGACACCAAACTCCTCAAAATTCCGCAGAATTGGAATTCGGCGTTGTACCAATTGGGTGAAGGGGGAACCAGCATGCTGGTAGGTGGTGGACTATTTGTGTTTGGAAAAATAGCTAAAGACAACCGGGCCCTGCAAACAGCCAGTGATATTACAGAAACATTTTTTACCATGGGCATTGGTACGCAGGTGTTAAAACGCATGACGGGCAGGGAAAGTCCGTTTGTGCGTACAAAACCCGGTGGCGCCTGGCATCCATTCCCTTCGTTTAAAGATTTCCAGGTTAATACCAGTAATTACGATGCCTTTCCATCAGGCCATCTGGCAACCATGATGGCGACAGTTACAGTGCTTACCACCAATTATCCCGAAAAGAAATGGATTGGTTATCTCGGTTACAGCCTCATTGGATTAACAGGATGGGCAATGGCAAATACAGAAGTGCATTGGGTAGGCGATTATCCGCTTGCATTGGCACTGGGTTATATTTCAGGGAAGATCTCCTGTATGCGGCACCAAAAGAAAAAGCCCCATCCTTTAGCTATGTTGTAG
- a CDS encoding Na+/H+ antiporter — protein MQHLFIQYVYLILIILALVMFANKLRLAYPIVLVVGGLALSFTTTFSNITIDPELVFFIFLPPLLFDSAWQVSWKEFWKWRRVITSFAFPIVILTSSVIAVVSWACIPGFTLALGFLLGGIVSPPDAISASTIMRQVKVPKGLVSIVEGESLLNDASSLIVFRFAIAAVITGQFHMSEAVGSFFLVIIMGTLIGLAIGFIFYAIHKWLPTTPSIEIILTLVVPYCMYYTAEHYHFSGVLSVVSGGLLLSAQRHRMLSYRSRIEGVNVWANLVFILNGLVFMLIGLQLPSIINQLGDDISVGSAIGYGLTISLALIVCRLLCTLGASVFTVFISRYITVADNSPGWRNPLIIGWAGMRGVVSLAAALSIPLLASNNQAFPYRNLILFITFIVILVTLVFQGLTLPWLIRKLKPTPVHNTIPENIQELNIQKKIAKCSIEFLEAKANEGKNVSEHLKNLHERLKIDMKLLTEQLDSSENNPERSIRNFQLIYLELLEKQRTTLNRVNHLQEYDEELIRKYMSLIDIEEYKIREKMVEESA, from the coding sequence ATGCAGCATCTTTTTATCCAATATGTTTATCTCATTTTAATTATTCTGGCCCTGGTCATGTTCGCCAACAAGCTGCGGCTGGCTTACCCCATCGTTTTGGTAGTGGGCGGACTGGCGCTCAGTTTTACAACTACATTTTCAAACATCACCATAGATCCTGAACTGGTATTCTTTATATTTCTTCCACCCCTGCTGTTCGATTCTGCCTGGCAGGTGTCGTGGAAAGAATTCTGGAAATGGCGGCGGGTGATAACCAGTTTTGCATTTCCCATTGTAATTCTTACCTCTTCGGTAATTGCCGTTGTATCATGGGCCTGTATCCCGGGCTTTACCCTGGCATTGGGATTTTTATTAGGCGGCATTGTTTCCCCGCCCGATGCCATTTCGGCCAGCACCATCATGCGGCAGGTAAAAGTGCCAAAGGGTTTGGTGAGTATTGTTGAAGGGGAGAGCCTGCTCAACGACGCCTCTTCACTTATCGTTTTCCGGTTTGCTATTGCAGCGGTAATAACCGGACAGTTTCATATGTCGGAAGCAGTGGGTAGCTTTTTCCTGGTAATTATAATGGGTACATTGATCGGCCTTGCCATCGGATTTATTTTCTATGCCATTCATAAATGGCTGCCAACGACACCCAGCATCGAGATCATTTTGACCCTGGTGGTTCCCTACTGCATGTATTACACGGCAGAGCATTATCATTTTTCAGGGGTATTATCTGTTGTAAGTGGAGGCTTATTATTATCTGCGCAGCGGCACCGCATGTTAAGTTACCGCAGCCGGATTGAAGGGGTGAACGTATGGGCAAACCTGGTGTTTATCCTGAACGGGCTGGTGTTTATGCTGATCGGGTTGCAATTGCCTTCCATAATAAATCAATTGGGTGATGATATCAGTGTGGGCAGTGCTATTGGCTATGGGTTAACCATTTCCCTGGCGCTAATCGTTTGCCGGCTGCTTTGCACCCTCGGCGCATCTGTGTTTACCGTGTTCATCAGCCGGTATATTACAGTGGCAGATAACAGCCCCGGTTGGCGAAATCCGCTTATCATTGGCTGGGCCGGTATGCGTGGTGTGGTATCATTGGCAGCGGCCTTGTCAATTCCCCTGCTTGCCAGCAACAACCAGGCTTTTCCCTATCGCAACCTCATACTTTTTATAACTTTTATTGTAATCCTGGTTACATTGGTATTTCAGGGACTTACCCTGCCCTGGCTCATCAGGAAATTAAAACCAACACCAGTCCACAATACCATCCCGGAAAACATCCAGGAGTTGAACATTCAGAAAAAGATTGCCAAATGTTCCATTGAATTTCTGGAGGCCAAAGCCAATGAAGGAAAGAACGTGAGCGAGCATTTGAAGAACCTGCATGAGAGATTGAAGATCGATATGAAATTACTGACCGAGCAACTGGATTCATCAGAAAACAACCCGGAAAGAAGTATCCGGAATTTTCAACTCATTTACCTGGAGCTGTTGGAAAAACAACGCACTACATTGAACAGAGTGAATCACCTGCAGGAATATGATGAAGAACTGATCAGGAAATACATGTCACTGATTGATATCGAAGAATACAAGATCCGGGAAAAAATGGTTGAAGAAAGTGCTTGA
- a CDS encoding fructosamine kinase family protein, which translates to MITPAVQSLIQQLLNSKAPITYTPVGGGSINHTYRITAGKENFFCKINELAAMPDLFETERQGLELLAQQQVIRIPRVIASGQNGGHQVLILEWIEQGLQTDAFWTCFGEQLAALHHIQGKQFGLPTDNYMGSLPQSNQPAGNWTDFFIQQRLQPQVKLAVNRQLLEPAQVQQFEKLYQRLGNLFAPEPAALLHGDLWSGNFVCDASENPVLIDPAVYYGHRSIDMAMTTLFGGFGNLFYESYNYHYPLPVNYRQQWEVCNLYPLLIHLNLFGKSYLADIMHTIRRY; encoded by the coding sequence ATGATCACGCCTGCAGTACAATCTTTAATTCAGCAACTACTAAATAGTAAAGCCCCCATTACATATACTCCGGTAGGAGGAGGTTCCATCAATCATACGTACCGGATTACTGCCGGAAAAGAAAACTTCTTTTGCAAGATCAACGAACTGGCGGCAATGCCAGATCTGTTTGAAACGGAACGGCAGGGCCTGGAGCTGCTGGCGCAGCAACAGGTGATCCGGATCCCACGGGTTATTGCCAGTGGCCAAAACGGCGGGCACCAGGTTCTGATCCTGGAATGGATAGAACAGGGTTTACAAACTGATGCTTTCTGGACCTGCTTTGGCGAACAACTGGCTGCTTTACATCATATCCAAGGCAAACAATTTGGCCTGCCCACTGACAATTACATGGGCTCGCTGCCGCAAAGCAATCAACCTGCCGGTAACTGGACCGATTTTTTTATTCAACAAAGGCTGCAGCCACAGGTAAAACTGGCCGTTAACCGTCAATTGCTGGAACCGGCCCAGGTACAGCAATTTGAAAAGCTGTATCAGCGGCTGGGCAATCTGTTTGCACCGGAACCGGCTGCGTTGTTACATGGCGACCTGTGGAGTGGTAATTTTGTATGTGATGCTTCGGAAAATCCGGTGCTGATCGATCCGGCGGTATATTATGGCCATCGCAGTATTGATATGGCTATGACCACCTTGTTTGGAGGATTCGGCAACCTGTTTTATGAGAGCTACAACTATCATTACCCCCTGCCTGTTAATTACAGACAGCAATGGGAAGTGTGCAACTTATACCCATTGCTGATTCACCTGAATTTATTTGGCAAAAGCTACCTGGCCGACATTATGCATACAATCCGGCGGTATTGA